CGGCCGAGAAGCGGCGATTCGCTAACCATGGGGGGAAACATGACAGGCGAAAACTGGAGAGATCAGGCTTCATGTCGAGGTTGGGGATTAAACCTTTTTTTCCCGCCTGATGAGCCAAGGGGTGAGTCACCCGGAGAACGTCGACTGCGAGAAAACCAAGCAAAACGCGTCTGCCATGGTTGCCCAGTGCAGCAGGACTGTCTTGAGTGGGCATTGGCAAAGGGTGAATCTCGAGGCATCTGGGGTGGGCGTAACGAGTTGGAGCGCAAGGCGATGATCCGCGCACGACGACATATCCGGGTGGTCGTCTAGCCATCGGCTGCGCGAGCCAGCCACAACCAGGTGCTGGTCGACACTGTCGCGGGTAACGATTTGATACCCCAC
This sequence is a window from Ferrimicrobium sp.. Protein-coding genes within it:
- a CDS encoding WhiB family transcriptional regulator, translating into MTGENWRDQASCRGWGLNLFFPPDEPRGESPGERRLRENQAKRVCHGCPVQQDCLEWALAKGESRGIWGGRNELERKAMIRARRHIRVVV